The Ensifer adhaerens genome contains a region encoding:
- a CDS encoding NAD(P)/FAD-dependent oxidoreductase yields the protein MTTVVVGAGIIGTTIAYELQKRGRRVILLDKGEVGRGASYGNMASIAVTEFMPASRPSVWKQIPGWMLDPEGPVRVRPGYMPRLLPWFARFVAASRPAKLRQLEAQGAALCRRVYDDLLPLLRETGLEGELTEEGCLSLYSNEAEFRADREHIEILERFDFPHRRLTGSEARELEPELSDGIGIAVLFPQNRSLRDPFRLVTSLEQRFTTLGGEFRRGAVAGFERSDRITAVRLIGGEPIAADEVVICAGAHSGLLSKMLGEPMPLETERGYHTQIMAPGVSMRHSIIWPARAFMVTPTAGGIRVGGTVEMAGLDAAPDYRRSKITVRRAQTALPNLRCENFTEWMGHRPAFPDTVPVMSASGKTPGVFYATGHGHLGVTYAATTARLMGDLITGHTPPIDMRPYRVDRF from the coding sequence ATGACCACCGTGGTTGTCGGCGCAGGCATCATCGGTACGACCATCGCCTACGAACTGCAAAAGCGGGGGCGGCGAGTGATCTTGCTCGACAAGGGCGAGGTTGGGCGCGGCGCATCCTATGGCAACATGGCATCGATCGCCGTGACGGAGTTCATGCCGGCATCGCGCCCGTCGGTCTGGAAGCAGATCCCAGGCTGGATGCTTGATCCGGAGGGCCCTGTGCGTGTCCGCCCGGGATACATGCCCAGATTGCTGCCCTGGTTCGCGCGCTTTGTCGCCGCCTCGCGACCGGCCAAGCTTCGACAGTTGGAGGCCCAGGGTGCCGCGCTCTGCAGGCGCGTCTACGACGACCTCCTGCCTCTCTTGCGCGAGACCGGGCTGGAAGGCGAATTGACGGAAGAGGGCTGTCTGTCGCTCTACAGCAACGAAGCGGAGTTCCGCGCCGACCGCGAACACATCGAAATCCTCGAACGTTTCGACTTTCCGCATCGGCGTTTGACGGGTTCGGAGGCACGCGAGCTGGAGCCGGAGCTGTCGGACGGGATCGGCATCGCCGTACTCTTTCCGCAGAACCGGAGCCTGCGCGACCCGTTCCGCCTGGTCACGAGCCTTGAGCAAAGGTTCACCACACTCGGTGGCGAATTCCGTCGCGGCGCCGTCGCCGGCTTCGAACGGTCCGACCGCATCACGGCCGTCCGGCTCATCGGCGGAGAACCGATCGCCGCCGATGAGGTCGTGATTTGCGCCGGTGCCCATAGCGGACTGCTGTCGAAAATGCTGGGCGAACCGATGCCGCTTGAAACCGAGCGTGGCTATCATACCCAGATCATGGCTCCCGGCGTTTCCATGCGCCACTCAATCATCTGGCCAGCCCGCGCCTTCATGGTGACGCCGACGGCAGGCGGTATCCGTGTCGGCGGCACGGTCGAGATGGCAGGCCTTGATGCAGCACCCGACTATCGCCGCTCGAAGATCACCGTGCGGCGGGCGCAAACGGCATTGCCGAACCTGCGCTGCGAGAACTTTACCGAGTGGATGGGCCATCGTCCGGCGTTTCCGGACACCGTGCCTGTCATGTCGGCCTCGGGCAAAACACCCGGCGTCTTTTACGCCACCGGCCACGGTCATCTGGGGGTCACCTACGCGGCAACGACCGCACGCCTGATGGGCGACCTCATCACCGGCCACACGCCGCCCATCGACATGCGTCCCTATCGTGTCGACCGCTTCTGA
- the serA gene encoding phosphoglycerate dehydrogenase, with the protein MATQLSLPRDRISVLLLEGISQTAVDYFLSSGYTNVVHLPKALDDKELKSHIADAHIIGIRSRTELTEEIFEAAKKLIAVGCFSVGTNQVDLGAARRRGIPVFNAPYSNTRSVAELVIGEIIMLTRQIFPRSASAHQGGWEKSAVGSREVRGKTLGIVGYGNIGSQLSSLAESMGMIVRYFDLSDRLRRGNSESMASLGELLEISDYVTMHVPETPSTHNMITETELRMMKKGAIFINNSRGTVVDLDALAKVLKDGHLAGAAVDVFPKEPASNKERFETPLQGLSNVILTPHIGGSTEEAQQRIGGEVSRKLVEYSDIGSTMGAVNFPQVQLPERPNGTRFIHVHENRPGMLIQLNEIFSSRGVNIVGEFLQTHGDTGYVVIEAEGISGFADDILYALREIPGTIRSRLLY; encoded by the coding sequence ATGGCCACGCAGCTCTCTCTCCCACGCGATCGAATTTCCGTGCTCCTGCTGGAAGGCATAAGCCAGACTGCAGTAGACTACTTTTTGTCATCCGGTTACACCAACGTCGTTCATCTGCCGAAAGCGCTTGATGACAAGGAGCTCAAAAGCCATATCGCCGACGCGCATATCATCGGCATTCGTTCCCGCACGGAGCTGACGGAAGAGATCTTCGAAGCGGCCAAGAAACTTATTGCGGTCGGTTGTTTTTCTGTCGGTACGAACCAGGTTGATCTGGGGGCGGCGCGGCGACGCGGCATTCCGGTGTTCAACGCACCCTATTCGAATACGCGTTCGGTGGCGGAGCTGGTGATCGGCGAAATCATCATGCTGACACGGCAGATATTCCCGCGTTCGGCTTCTGCCCATCAAGGTGGCTGGGAGAAGTCGGCTGTCGGCAGCCGCGAAGTTCGCGGGAAAACGCTCGGCATCGTCGGTTACGGCAATATCGGCTCGCAGCTCAGCTCGCTTGCCGAAAGCATGGGCATGATCGTACGCTATTTCGATCTTTCAGACAGGCTGCGCCGGGGCAATTCGGAATCGATGGCGTCGCTCGGCGAGCTTCTCGAAATTTCGGATTATGTGACGATGCACGTTCCCGAAACACCATCGACGCATAACATGATCACCGAAACCGAACTGCGCATGATGAAGAAGGGCGCCATCTTCATCAACAATTCCCGCGGAACGGTGGTCGATCTCGACGCGCTCGCCAAAGTCTTGAAAGATGGCCATCTAGCCGGTGCTGCTGTCGACGTCTTTCCCAAGGAGCCGGCCTCGAACAAGGAGCGTTTCGAAACCCCGCTACAGGGCTTGAGCAACGTCATTCTGACACCTCATATCGGTGGCTCGACAGAAGAGGCCCAGCAGCGCATCGGTGGGGAGGTCTCCAGGAAGCTCGTCGAATATTCCGACATCGGCTCGACCATGGGCGCCGTAAACTTCCCTCAGGTTCAGCTACCCGAGCGCCCAAATGGCACGCGTTTCATCCACGTGCATGAGAACCGACCCGGCATGCTCATCCAATTGAATGAGATCTTTTCCTCGCGCGGAGTGAACATCGTCGGCGAATTCCTTCAAACTCACGGCGATACGGGTTATGTCGTCATCGAAGCTGAGGGGATTTCCGGATTCGCGGATGATATCCTTTACGCTCTTCGCGAAATTCCTGGAACCATCCGCTCCCGATTGCTCTACTAA
- a CDS encoding SHOCT domain-containing protein, protein MPQQGAHPAPETVRSDEDIFDKIERLAALHAKGILTDQEFEAKKSELLNRL, encoded by the coding sequence ATGCCACAACAGGGAGCACATCCAGCGCCGGAGACGGTTCGGTCGGATGAGGACATCTTCGACAAGATCGAACGCCTCGCGGCACTTCATGCGAAAGGCATTCTCACGGATCAGGAATTCGAGGCCAAGAAGTCGGAGTTGCTCAACCGACTATAG
- a CDS encoding proline racemase family protein yields MTFDKALDLLLVHCQGESGNVLIGGAPEIPGVTILEKMNYLNNVDPSLRLFLTREPRAQVVHTTNLLLNPTRPDADAAFIVLQPDRAHPMSGSNCICVVTALLESGRVEMIEPETIVRLDTAAGLIVARARCENGRCLSVSLDNVPAFVQQLDVDIDTPRWGRIKGDIAFGGVFYAQIDVDQVGLRIVPGAARALAEAGTEIKSLLAEQVEVEHPEIPSLNEIAYMMFRDYQPDGSVITCTTLKPGRVDRSPCGTGSSANLAILHARGQAKIGDRRVSRSIIGGTFTAEILGETTVGGRPAVLPRITGQGYVFGRQQLLLDPHDPFAQGFAMSDTWGPQVGEL; encoded by the coding sequence ATGACCTTCGACAAGGCGCTCGATCTTTTGCTCGTCCATTGCCAGGGGGAAAGCGGCAATGTCCTGATCGGTGGTGCGCCCGAGATTCCGGGCGTAACCATTCTTGAAAAAATGAACTACCTCAACAACGTCGACCCGTCATTGCGCCTGTTTCTGACGCGTGAGCCGCGGGCGCAGGTCGTTCATACGACAAACCTGCTTCTCAATCCGACCCGGCCGGACGCGGATGCTGCCTTCATCGTGCTGCAGCCGGATCGCGCCCACCCGATGTCGGGCTCAAACTGCATCTGCGTGGTAACTGCGCTTTTGGAAAGCGGCCGGGTGGAAATGATCGAACCGGAAACCATCGTGCGGCTCGACACGGCCGCCGGGCTGATCGTCGCGCGGGCGCGGTGCGAAAACGGTCGATGCCTTTCGGTCAGCCTCGACAATGTACCAGCATTTGTTCAGCAGCTTGACGTTGATATCGACACACCCAGATGGGGACGGATCAAGGGCGACATCGCCTTTGGCGGCGTCTTCTATGCGCAGATTGATGTGGACCAGGTTGGGCTTCGCATCGTGCCGGGGGCTGCCCGCGCACTTGCCGAGGCGGGGACCGAGATCAAGTCGCTGCTGGCGGAGCAGGTTGAGGTCGAGCATCCCGAAATCCCCAGCCTCAACGAGATAGCCTATATGATGTTCCGTGACTATCAGCCGGACGGATCGGTCATCACCTGCACGACGCTGAAGCCGGGCCGTGTGGATCGTTCGCCCTGCGGCACCGGCTCCTCGGCCAATCTCGCGATCCTGCATGCGCGCGGGCAGGCGAAGATTGGAGACAGACGTGTTTCGCGCAGCATTATCGGCGGCACCTTCACCGCGGAAATCCTGGGCGAGACGACGGTGGGTGGTCGTCCCGCGGTTCTGCCGCGTATCACGGGCCAGGGCTATGTCTTTGGACGTCAGCAGCTGCTCCTGGACCCGCATGATCCATTCGCTCAAGGTTTTGCCATGTCGGACACGTGGGGACCACAGGTGGGGGAGCTATGA
- a CDS encoding caspase family protein: MHYLRAAVLLSLLFLSSYAWADKRVALVIGNSAYQHAPQLSNPQNDASDMASKLTGMGFVVVTGRDLDLTGMRRSIREFVGKVEGADVALFFYAGHGLQVNGGNYIIPIDAQLRSNNDLDFEALPIELVLSAMERNARVSLVFLDACRDNPLAATLARSMGTRSMAVGRGLAKLDTGVGSLIAFATQPGNVALDGAGRNSPFTTALLNHLGTPGQSITDDLIAVRRTVLQATDGKQVPWDSSSLTGPVVLNPSPAAATATSPAATTDPDRSVELAYWNSIKDLTANSFFEAYLQEYPNGAFATLAKLKIAAIAEREKERHATEQEKTDSKRAVDPKDNASQTNVAALEQTTPEAQASGSSAGHMAAGDLALATQSQLARIGCLSQIDGKWGESSQKALKEYAERRGLKLASLTPTEELLNGLKATGSRVCPLVCGNGMVVRDDRCVGLGLSVFDGKWNLTRHAKTDCGDWRELSTLLFVRNGVISSNSGFSGKISSNGSVNIAHTFVHKGRKGGNTLTGMIKGGKGTGRFRGTGAGSGCSGTISMNKM; the protein is encoded by the coding sequence ATGCATTACTTACGCGCGGCCGTCTTGCTCTCGCTCCTTTTCCTGAGCTCTTACGCTTGGGCCGATAAGCGCGTCGCGCTGGTCATTGGAAACTCGGCCTACCAGCACGCACCGCAGCTTTCAAACCCCCAGAATGACGCCAGCGATATGGCGTCGAAATTGACAGGAATGGGGTTCGTGGTGGTGACGGGCCGCGACCTCGATCTCACGGGAATGCGCCGGTCGATCCGAGAATTTGTCGGCAAGGTCGAGGGCGCCGACGTAGCGCTCTTTTTCTATGCCGGTCATGGGCTGCAGGTAAACGGCGGCAACTACATAATCCCGATCGACGCGCAGCTTCGTTCAAACAACGATCTGGATTTCGAGGCATTGCCGATAGAACTTGTGCTGTCTGCAATGGAGCGTAACGCCAGGGTCAGTCTGGTCTTCCTGGATGCGTGCCGCGACAATCCGCTCGCTGCGACATTGGCCCGCTCCATGGGAACCCGATCCATGGCCGTTGGCCGGGGGTTGGCGAAACTCGATACCGGCGTGGGCTCGCTGATTGCGTTCGCCACGCAGCCCGGAAACGTTGCTCTTGACGGCGCTGGCAGAAACTCCCCCTTCACGACGGCGCTGCTGAACCACCTCGGCACGCCCGGGCAGAGTATAACGGATGACCTGATTGCAGTGCGTCGCACAGTCTTACAGGCCACTGATGGCAAGCAGGTTCCCTGGGACAGCTCATCCCTGACGGGCCCCGTCGTTCTCAATCCGTCGCCAGCTGCGGCCACGGCAACGAGTCCGGCCGCCACGACAGATCCCGACAGATCCGTGGAGCTTGCATACTGGAATTCCATCAAGGATCTGACCGCAAACAGCTTCTTTGAAGCATACCTTCAGGAATACCCCAATGGCGCGTTCGCAACGCTTGCGAAGTTGAAGATTGCGGCAATCGCAGAACGCGAAAAGGAACGGCACGCGACGGAACAGGAGAAGACGGATTCCAAGCGCGCCGTAGACCCGAAAGACAACGCCAGCCAAACCAACGTCGCCGCGCTCGAGCAGACCACCCCAGAGGCCCAGGCGTCAGGTTCGTCCGCCGGCCACATGGCTGCCGGGGACCTCGCGCTCGCTACCCAGAGTCAACTGGCGCGGATCGGATGCCTCAGCCAGATCGACGGCAAGTGGGGTGAGAGCAGTCAGAAGGCCCTGAAAGAATACGCCGAACGCAGGGGGCTCAAGCTTGCATCGCTCACACCAACGGAGGAGCTTTTGAACGGGCTGAAGGCGACCGGCAGCCGCGTCTGTCCGCTTGTCTGTGGAAACGGAATGGTGGTGCGCGACGACCGCTGCGTGGGGCTTGGCTTGAGTGTCTTCGACGGCAAATGGAACTTGACGCGGCACGCGAAGACAGACTGCGGCGACTGGCGCGAACTCTCGACACTCCTTTTCGTGCGAAACGGCGTAATTTCGTCCAACTCTGGGTTTTCGGGAAAAATCTCCAGCAACGGGTCCGTCAATATTGCCCACACCTTCGTCCATAAAGGGAGGAAAGGCGGCAACACCCTGACGGGAATGATAAAAGGGGGCAAAGGAACAGGCAGGTTTAGGGGGACGGGAGCAGGCAGCGGCTGTTCGGGAACAATTTCCATGAACAAGATGTAG
- the rpsU gene encoding 30S ribosomal protein S21 produces the protein MQVLVRDNNVDQALRVLKKKLQREGIFREMRMREAFEKPSVKRAREKAEAVSRQRKNARKQMQREGLLPSKPKKSR, from the coding sequence ATGCAGGTTCTAGTACGCGATAATAATGTCGATCAGGCGCTCCGCGTCCTGAAAAAGAAACTCCAGCGCGAGGGCATTTTTCGTGAAATGCGGATGCGCGAAGCTTTTGAAAAGCCCTCGGTCAAGAGGGCACGCGAGAAAGCCGAGGCGGTGAGCCGCCAGCGCAAGAATGCTCGCAAGCAAATGCAACGCGAAGGCCTGCTCCCGTCGAAGCCGAAAAAGAGTAGATAG
- a CDS encoding SDR family NAD(P)-dependent oxidoreductase, translating into MKLKGQTILVTGATGAIGQAICQALAADGANVVVHYGRNRDAAEALVNALGGRGWCVPADLSDPAGPQVLWDQAVSVAGRLTGLVNNAGIRSEVAVDAPMDEWQRVWAREMRVNFLSAVDLSKLAILHFRAHGGGRIVNMASRAGQRGYTSSAMAYGASKAALINLTKSIALSHGHEGVTAVALAPGWVRTEMAEAYIAEHGEAAALAGIPIARMAAPEEIGEITAFAFRPSQASLNGAVLDVNGGSYLR; encoded by the coding sequence ATGAAACTCAAAGGACAAACCATTCTTGTAACAGGTGCAACCGGCGCCATCGGGCAGGCGATTTGCCAAGCTCTCGCGGCAGACGGCGCGAATGTCGTCGTCCACTATGGCCGCAATCGTGATGCCGCCGAGGCGCTTGTGAACGCGCTTGGCGGCAGAGGCTGGTGCGTGCCGGCCGATTTGTCGGATCCGGCCGGCCCTCAAGTCCTATGGGATCAGGCCGTCTCCGTTGCCGGCAGGCTGACTGGTCTGGTCAACAATGCCGGCATCCGTTCCGAGGTTGCGGTAGACGCGCCAATGGATGAATGGCAGCGGGTCTGGGCGCGAGAAATGCGTGTCAATTTCCTCTCGGCGGTCGATCTGTCGAAACTCGCCATCCTGCATTTCCGCGCCCATGGCGGTGGGCGCATCGTCAACATGGCGAGCCGTGCAGGACAGCGCGGCTACACCTCCAGCGCCATGGCTTACGGCGCCTCGAAGGCGGCGCTGATCAACCTCACCAAGTCCATCGCGCTAAGTCACGGCCATGAAGGCGTGACTGCCGTGGCACTGGCGCCCGGATGGGTGCGCACTGAAATGGCCGAAGCCTATATCGCCGAGCATGGCGAGGCTGCGGCCTTGGCCGGCATCCCCATCGCCAGGATGGCTGCGCCCGAAGAGATCGGCGAGATCACCGCATTTGCCTTCCGTCCTTCGCAAGCCTCTCTTAATGGCGCTGTGCTCGACGTGAACGGCGGCAGCTATCTGAGGTAA
- a CDS encoding type II toxin-antitoxin system ParD family antitoxin — translation MSVKSSISLTDQQDAFARSLVESGRYSSMSSVLQQGLELLRQKTENETVETAALRELIQRRLNGPIISATEMESRVAAMIERKRRVVRVDS, via the coding sequence ATGAGTGTCAAATCGTCGATCTCGCTGACCGACCAGCAGGATGCGTTTGCCCGTTCGCTGGTGGAGAGCGGCCGGTATTCCAGCATGAGTTCCGTTCTTCAGCAGGGCCTGGAACTGCTTCGCCAAAAGACCGAAAATGAGACCGTCGAAACGGCAGCGCTTCGCGAATTGATCCAGCGGCGATTGAACGGACCGATAATTTCTGCGACGGAAATGGAAAGCCGTGTCGCGGCAATGATTGAGCGGAAGCGACGGGTTGTTCGTGTGGACTCTTGA
- a CDS encoding aldehyde dehydrogenase family protein, which translates to MQNKLFIDGQWTAPADGSTLPVIDPATEEVIHHIAAAGAAEAEAAVRAAREAFDNGPWPRLSGKERARYLRAMARGIRDRLPELARLETRDNGKPLPESEWDLADAAGCFEFYADLAEELDDEVEEVKLADQRFVSKAVREPLGVAVAIVPWNYPLLMASWKVAPALAAGCTMILKPAETTSLTALELGAIAEAAGLPKGVLNILSGKGSVVGQALVEHPQVDKVAFTGSGPVGSRIMAAGAKDIKRISLELGGKSPFVVFADSDIEKAVEWIMFGIFWNQGQVCSATSRVLVEAPLYPKLLERLVEEARRIKIGNGLDEGTLLGPLVNKGQYEDVLGHIERAVEQGAKVACGGRYDGFGKGFWVAPTILTDMTLESDAWVEEIFGPVVCIRPFEAEEEAIRLANDSRFGLAAAVMSADDERCERVAAAFRAGIVWINCSQPTFTEAPWGGYKQSGIGRELGRWGLDNYLETKQITRLVSDEPWGWYLK; encoded by the coding sequence ATGCAGAACAAGCTTTTCATCGATGGACAATGGACCGCACCAGCCGACGGAAGCACGCTTCCCGTCATCGATCCAGCGACCGAAGAGGTCATTCACCATATCGCCGCCGCCGGCGCTGCAGAGGCCGAAGCGGCCGTGAGGGCGGCCCGCGAAGCCTTCGACAACGGGCCTTGGCCGCGCCTTTCGGGCAAGGAACGGGCGAGATACCTGCGCGCGATGGCGCGGGGCATCCGTGATCGCCTGCCGGAACTGGCGCGTCTGGAAACCCGCGACAACGGAAAGCCGTTGCCTGAGTCGGAGTGGGACCTGGCGGACGCCGCCGGCTGCTTCGAGTTCTACGCCGACCTCGCCGAGGAACTGGATGACGAGGTCGAAGAGGTAAAGCTTGCCGATCAGCGCTTCGTCTCCAAGGCCGTGCGCGAGCCGCTCGGCGTCGCGGTCGCCATCGTTCCCTGGAACTATCCGCTTCTCATGGCCTCGTGGAAGGTGGCGCCGGCGCTTGCGGCCGGCTGCACCATGATCCTGAAACCCGCCGAAACCACCTCGCTGACGGCGCTGGAACTCGGCGCGATCGCAGAGGCCGCTGGCCTTCCCAAAGGCGTGCTGAACATCCTTTCCGGCAAGGGCTCGGTCGTCGGCCAGGCGCTGGTCGAGCATCCGCAGGTGGACAAGGTGGCTTTCACCGGATCGGGCCCGGTCGGCTCCCGCATCATGGCCGCCGGTGCCAAGGACATCAAACGCATCAGCCTCGAACTCGGCGGCAAGTCGCCCTTCGTTGTCTTTGCTGACAGCGATATCGAGAAAGCCGTCGAATGGATCATGTTCGGTATCTTCTGGAACCAGGGTCAGGTGTGCTCGGCGACTTCAAGGGTTCTGGTGGAGGCGCCGCTCTACCCGAAGCTCCTGGAGCGGCTGGTCGAGGAAGCCAGAAGAATCAAGATCGGCAACGGCCTCGATGAGGGCACGCTGCTCGGGCCGCTCGTCAACAAAGGACAGTACGAGGATGTGCTTGGCCACATCGAGCGCGCCGTCGAACAGGGCGCAAAAGTTGCCTGCGGTGGCCGGTACGACGGCTTCGGCAAGGGCTTCTGGGTCGCGCCGACGATCCTCACCGACATGACGCTTGAAAGCGATGCCTGGGTCGAGGAGATCTTCGGTCCGGTCGTCTGTATCCGACCGTTCGAGGCCGAGGAGGAAGCAATCCGCCTCGCAAACGATTCCCGCTTCGGCCTTGCGGCAGCGGTCATGTCGGCCGATGACGAACGCTGCGAGCGTGTGGCGGCGGCCTTCCGGGCGGGCATCGTCTGGATCAACTGCTCGCAGCCGACCTTCACCGAGGCGCCCTGGGGCGGCTACAAGCAGTCCGGCATCGGGCGCGAGCTCGGCCGCTGGGGCCTCGACAACTACCTCGAGACCAAACAGATCACCCGCCTCGTCAGTGATGAGCCCTGGGGGTGGTACCTGAAATGA
- a CDS encoding SDR family NAD(P)-dependent oxidoreductase, with amino-acid sequence MRFKNKIVIVTGAAGGIGGAISARFAAEGAKVIVTDMNGEGAEATVAEIVGNRGSARALASDISNADGCRAIIDNVISTEGRIDVLCNNAGINRRGNLLSLTPEDWRVSFAVNVDAMFHLCQAVLPHMIEAGGGAIVNTASQWGLYPAPNHIAYNVTKAAVASFTQNLARDYAPNKIRVNAVCPGEIHTPMLEAGVKRSGRTIADLDKLVPFGRIGKPEEVAALVAFLASDEAAFVCGSLVEITGAQAVA; translated from the coding sequence ATGCGTTTCAAGAACAAGATCGTCATCGTCACCGGTGCAGCAGGCGGTATTGGCGGGGCGATCAGCGCCCGTTTTGCGGCCGAGGGCGCCAAGGTCATCGTCACCGACATGAATGGGGAGGGCGCCGAGGCGACCGTCGCGGAGATTGTGGGTAACAGGGGCAGCGCGCGCGCACTCGCCAGCGATATCTCCAACGCTGACGGTTGCCGCGCCATCATCGACAACGTCATTTCGACCGAAGGGCGCATCGATGTGCTTTGCAACAATGCCGGCATCAACCGCCGCGGCAATCTTCTCTCGCTGACGCCGGAGGATTGGAGGGTAAGCTTTGCGGTCAATGTCGATGCAATGTTCCATCTGTGCCAGGCGGTGTTGCCCCACATGATCGAGGCTGGCGGCGGCGCCATCGTCAATACGGCATCCCAGTGGGGATTGTATCCCGCACCGAACCACATCGCCTATAACGTGACGAAGGCAGCTGTCGCGAGCTTCACGCAGAACCTTGCCCGCGACTACGCGCCGAACAAGATCCGCGTCAACGCGGTCTGCCCGGGAGAAATACACACGCCCATGCTGGAAGCAGGTGTAAAGCGCTCTGGGCGTACAATCGCCGACCTCGACAAGCTCGTGCCCTTCGGTCGCATCGGCAAGCCGGAGGAGGTTGCCGCCTTGGTCGCCTTCCTTGCGTCCGACGAGGCAGCCTTCGTGTGCGGATCGCTGGTGGAAATCACCGGCGCACAGGCGGTCGCCTGA
- a CDS encoding L,D-transpeptidase, protein MRKPQDQKPSSGATISESGYVVSRRTVLSGLGVMTLLGASGCSQALELPSLEPLEPSARLSPAGVDHMPTGAIPPISVDSNITDNGTMYASMIDNGFVIPAIPYQKVKPEFRRQIVIDPTGEAPGTIVVRLNERHLYWVQEGGEAIRYGVGIGKAGFEWSGRAEIQYTKQWPTWTPPKEMIARKPELVKWTGGQPGGLDNPLGARAHYIYKDGHDTGYRVHGSPEWWTIGTQASSGCVRMINQDVIDLYNRVKASPTKVPIVVA, encoded by the coding sequence ATGCGTAAGCCGCAAGATCAGAAGCCGTCCTCCGGCGCCACCATTTCAGAGTCCGGTTATGTCGTCTCCCGTCGCACCGTGCTTTCAGGCCTCGGTGTCATGACGCTACTTGGTGCATCCGGCTGCTCGCAGGCGCTTGAACTCCCGTCGCTGGAACCGCTCGAGCCGTCCGCTCGTTTGTCGCCTGCGGGCGTTGACCACATGCCGACCGGGGCTATCCCACCGATCAGCGTCGACAGCAACATCACCGACAACGGCACGATGTATGCCTCGATGATCGACAATGGTTTCGTGATCCCGGCAATCCCATACCAGAAGGTCAAGCCGGAATTCCGGCGGCAAATCGTTATCGATCCAACCGGAGAGGCGCCGGGCACCATCGTGGTGCGGCTTAACGAGCGGCATCTCTATTGGGTGCAGGAAGGCGGTGAAGCGATCCGTTACGGCGTCGGCATCGGCAAGGCCGGCTTCGAATGGAGCGGTCGCGCCGAGATCCAGTACACAAAGCAGTGGCCGACCTGGACGCCGCCCAAAGAGATGATCGCGCGCAAACCAGAGCTTGTGAAATGGACGGGCGGTCAACCGGGCGGACTCGACAACCCGCTCGGCGCCCGCGCGCACTATATCTACAAGGACGGCCACGACACTGGCTATCGCGTGCACGGCTCACCGGAATGGTGGACCATTGGCACTCAGGCATCTTCCGGCTGCGTGCGCATGATCAATCAGGACGTCATCGACCTTTACAACCGGGTGAAGGCGTCACCGACCAAAGTCCCGATTGTGGTGGCGTGA
- a CDS encoding type II toxin-antitoxin system RelE/ParE family toxin, translating to MFVWTLEYSEDAERDFELIFDHLFDVYVELGDSVDEAVERTAELIHKLRVEIGRLVDTPNIGTLRPDIHPGIRFLRRDKAAIWFLPVEHSRTIIVAAIFYGAQDHIRNMLARMLAG from the coding sequence TTGTTCGTGTGGACTCTTGAGTATTCTGAGGATGCCGAACGCGATTTCGAGTTGATCTTCGATCATCTGTTCGACGTCTATGTCGAACTCGGCGACTCGGTCGACGAGGCCGTGGAGCGTACTGCTGAACTGATCCACAAATTGCGTGTCGAAATCGGTCGTCTCGTCGATACGCCAAACATCGGGACTCTGCGGCCGGATATTCATCCCGGCATCCGGTTTCTTCGGCGGGACAAGGCGGCTATTTGGTTTCTACCGGTGGAACATAGCCGCACAATCATTGTCGCGGCAATTTTCTACGGCGCGCAGGACCACATCAGAAATATGCTCGCACGTATGCTCGCGGGATAA